The following are encoded in a window of Actinomyces oris genomic DNA:
- a CDS encoding phage holin family protein, with product MEIVARTVGNAAGLWLATRLLSGLSVPEGSGAGPMWLNLLVLGLVLALVNSLIKPVAKFLTFPLYIVTFGLFALVVNGAMLSLTGLLTDHIAALGAGGSVPLGLEVASFGSAVVGSIIISVISSIIAAMLVRRED from the coding sequence ATGGAGATCGTGGCACGAACTGTCGGAAATGCGGCCGGCCTGTGGCTGGCCACGCGCCTGCTGTCCGGGCTGAGTGTGCCCGAGGGGTCGGGGGCCGGCCCGATGTGGCTGAACCTGCTGGTCCTGGGCCTGGTGCTGGCGCTGGTGAACTCGCTCATCAAGCCGGTGGCGAAGTTCCTGACCTTTCCGCTCTACATTGTCACCTTCGGACTGTTCGCCCTGGTGGTCAACGGTGCGATGCTCTCGCTGACAGGCCTGCTCACCGACCACATTGCGGCGCTGGGCGCCGGCGGGTCGGTGCCGCTGGGGCTGGAGGTGGCCTCCTTCGGCTCGGCGGTGGTCGGCTCGATCATCATCTCGGTGATCTCCTCGATCATCGCCGCGATGCTCGTGCGCCGCGAGGACTGA
- the hisC gene encoding histidinol-phosphate transaminase, with amino-acid sequence MTPAATPVPGGPKPATPAHGSEDEGPSTTVRIRPDVAALPAYVPGARPDDAAAQIAKLSSNELPYPPQDAVVEAITRAATGVNRYPEMTGESLTQALARRWGVEAEQVVVGNGSVALIQHLLDAVCEPGDEVVIPWRSFEAYPICVAVAGARAVRVPLTPDARHDVPAMLAAITPRTRVVMACTPNNPTGTILTAEELAELVAGVPRDVVVLIDEAYLDFVTDPRAGDALTLLAGAPNLVVSRTFSKAHALAGMRVGYLVCEPGLAAAIRSVTTPFGVNLPAQAAATAALGEGELARTAQRSAAVAAERDRVVEALRTQGWQVPEAQGNFFWLGVDEQTTTLAEHFRGAGILVRPFAGEGVRISVGTTSDNERVLAAAAAWRAEH; translated from the coding sequence ATGACTCCTGCAGCGACCCCAGTGCCCGGCGGACCCAAGCCGGCGACCCCCGCCCACGGCTCGGAGGACGAGGGCCCCTCGACGACGGTGCGCATCCGCCCCGACGTCGCCGCCCTGCCCGCCTACGTGCCCGGGGCCCGCCCCGACGACGCCGCGGCGCAGATCGCCAAGCTCTCCTCCAACGAGCTGCCCTACCCGCCGCAGGACGCGGTCGTCGAGGCCATCACCCGCGCCGCCACCGGGGTCAACCGCTACCCGGAGATGACCGGGGAGAGCCTCACGCAGGCCCTCGCCCGCCGCTGGGGCGTGGAGGCCGAGCAGGTCGTTGTCGGCAACGGCTCGGTCGCCCTCATCCAGCACCTGCTCGACGCCGTCTGCGAGCCCGGCGACGAGGTCGTCATCCCCTGGCGCTCCTTCGAGGCCTACCCGATCTGCGTGGCCGTCGCGGGCGCCCGGGCCGTGCGCGTCCCGCTGACCCCCGACGCCCGCCACGACGTGCCCGCCATGCTGGCGGCCATCACCCCTCGCACCCGTGTGGTCATGGCCTGCACCCCCAACAACCCCACCGGGACAATCCTGACCGCTGAGGAGCTGGCCGAGCTCGTGGCCGGGGTGCCGCGCGACGTCGTCGTCCTCATCGACGAGGCCTACCTCGACTTCGTCACCGACCCGCGGGCCGGTGACGCCCTCACCCTCCTGGCCGGAGCCCCCAACCTCGTGGTCTCACGGACCTTCTCCAAGGCCCACGCCCTGGCCGGGATGCGCGTGGGCTACCTCGTGTGCGAGCCGGGCCTGGCCGCCGCCATCCGCTCGGTGACCACACCCTTCGGGGTCAACCTGCCCGCGCAGGCCGCCGCCACCGCGGCCCTGGGGGAGGGAGAACTGGCCCGAACCGCCCAGCGCTCGGCCGCCGTCGCCGCCGAGCGGGACCGGGTCGTGGAGGCACTGCGCACCCAGGGCTGGCAGGTCCCCGAGGCTCAGGGCAACTTCTTCTGGCTCGGCGTGGACGAGCAGACGACGACGCTGGCCGAGCACTTCCGCGGCGCCGGCATCCTCGTGCGGCCCTTCGCCGGTGAGGGCGTGCGGATCTCGGTGGGGACGACGTCGGACAACGAGAGGGTCCTGGCCGCCGCAGCCGCCTGGCGCGCCGAGCACTGA